Proteins from one Salmonella bongori NCTC 12419 genomic window:
- a CDS encoding winged helix-turn-helix transcriptional regulator → MKQLNGGNAYHPTGKEKSVEAILNIHQHFIQDYSPVTITAGKTLDIRIDNQSHILLITKGTIKACRRVDGIVISNGGSPMILGLVDAYADLYQLAESSDVFFIAETTCEYYPVPVKDFVKKADEKQLWRDISNILMYRIAFMTNRDRNLIGQDAYSQIKALLLELWSYPESSRFEINAQNFIQQRTGLSRSRIMQVLSELKAGNYIKILHGRLLELRNLPDSF, encoded by the coding sequence ATGAAGCAGTTAAACGGCGGGAATGCGTATCATCCCACGGGAAAAGAGAAAAGCGTGGAGGCTATTCTAAACATTCATCAGCATTTTATCCAGGACTATTCCCCTGTCACTATTACTGCCGGAAAGACACTGGACATCCGTATTGATAACCAGTCTCACATTTTGTTAATCACCAAAGGCACTATTAAAGCCTGTCGGCGTGTCGATGGTATTGTCATCAGCAACGGCGGTTCTCCAATGATTTTAGGTCTTGTTGATGCCTATGCTGATTTATATCAGTTAGCAGAGAGTTCAGATGTCTTTTTTATCGCCGAAACGACCTGTGAATATTATCCTGTTCCGGTAAAAGATTTTGTAAAAAAAGCCGATGAGAAACAACTGTGGCGTGATATTTCGAACATACTGATGTACCGCATCGCTTTCATGACTAACCGTGACAGAAACCTTATCGGTCAGGATGCCTATAGCCAAATAAAAGCGCTGTTACTTGAACTATGGTCGTATCCTGAAAGCTCACGATTTGAAATCAACGCGCAGAACTTCATACAGCAGAGAACCGGGCTCTCACGTAGCCGAATAATGCAGGTGCTTTCCGAGCTAAAAGCCGGAAACTATATAAAAATACTGCATGGAAGACTGTTAGAGCTGAGAAATTTACCAGATTCATTTTAA
- the arcA gene encoding two-component system response regulator ArcA: MQTPHILIVEDELVTRNTLKSIFEAEGYDVFEATDGAEMHQILSEYDINLVIMDINLPGKNGLLLARELREQANVALMFLTGRDNEVDKILGLEIGADDYITKPFNPRELTIRARNLLSRTMNLGTVSEERRSVESYKFNGWELDINSRSLIGPDGEQYKLPRSEFRAMLHFCENPGKIQSRAELLKKMTGRELKPHDRTVDVTIRRIRKHFESTPDTPEIIATIHGEGYRFCGDLQD; encoded by the coding sequence ATGCAGACCCCGCACATTCTTATCGTTGAAGACGAGTTGGTAACACGCAACACGTTGAAAAGTATTTTCGAAGCGGAAGGCTATGATGTATTCGAAGCGACAGATGGCGCGGAAATGCATCAGATCCTCTCTGAATATGACATCAACCTGGTGATCATGGATATCAATCTGCCAGGGAAGAACGGTCTCCTGCTAGCGCGTGAACTGCGTGAACAGGCTAACGTTGCGCTGATGTTCCTGACGGGCCGCGATAACGAAGTCGACAAAATTCTCGGCCTCGAAATCGGCGCGGATGATTACATCACCAAACCGTTTAACCCACGCGAACTGACGATCCGTGCCCGCAACCTGCTGTCTCGTACTATGAATCTGGGTACCGTAAGCGAAGAGCGCCGTAGCGTTGAAAGCTACAAGTTCAACGGTTGGGAACTGGATATCAACAGTCGTTCGTTGATCGGCCCTGACGGCGAGCAGTATAAGCTGCCGCGCAGCGAGTTCCGCGCGATGCTTCACTTCTGTGAAAACCCAGGAAAAATTCAGTCTCGCGCTGAATTGCTGAAGAAAATGACCGGTCGTGAGCTGAAACCGCATGACCGTACTGTTGACGTCACCATTCGTCGTATTCGTAAGCATTTCGAATCCACGCCCGATACGCCGGAAATCATCGCCACTATCCACGGCGAAGGTTATCGCTTCTGCGGCGACCTGCAGGATTAA
- the yjjY gene encoding YjjY family protein has product MTKVRNCVLDALSINVNNIISLVVGTFPLDPTVSKTAVILTILTAT; this is encoded by the coding sequence ATGACTAAAGTACGTAATTGCGTTCTTGATGCACTTTCCATCAACGTCAACAACATCATTAGCTTGGTCGTGGGTACTTTCCCTCTGGACCCGACAGTGTCAAAAACGGCTGTCATCCTAACCATTTTAACAGCAACATAA